The Lycium barbarum isolate Lr01 chromosome 4, ASM1917538v2, whole genome shotgun sequence nucleotide sequence AATGTGGGACAAGTGCTTGACCAAAAAGATGAGAGAGACGTGAAGGAAAAACTCTGTGTTGATCTTGAGTTGAATCAGGTTTTGGATCGTAATGTAGGTGATCTATCTGGTGGAGAgcttcagaggtttgctattgcTGTTGTTGCAATACAAAATGCAGAGATATACATGTTTGATGAGCCTTCGAGTTACCTTGATGTGAAGCAGAGGCTTAAAGCTGCCCAAGTTGTCAGATCCTTGCTTCGACCAAATAGGTTCTAATTCATTCTATTCTGACTTTTCAACAATGAGGGATTCAATTTATTGGTCCACATACTGAATTATTCTTCTATGTTTCAGCTATGTCATCGTTGTGGAGCATGATCTTAGTGTGCTTGATTATTTGTCGGATTTCATTTGCTGCTTATATGGGAAGCCTGGTGCATATGGTGTTGTGACCCTACCCTTCTCAGTCAGGGAAGGAATTAATATATTTTTGGCTGGATTTGTGCCTACAGAAAATCTACGTTTTCGTGATGAGTCCCTTACTTTTAAGGTAAAATTCAGATTCTTGTGTCACCGACATGTCATGGAAATTTTTTCTGAACGTTAGCATTTTTCTGTAGGTTGCTGAGACCCCACAAGAGGCTGCTGAGGAAATTGAATCATATGCACGTTACAGATATCCAACCATGACCAAGACTCAGGGTAATTTCAAGCTTAAGGTTGCTGAGGGTGAATTTACTGATTCACAGATTGTTGTGATGCTTGGTGAGAATGGAACTGGGAAGACGACCTTCATTCGCATGCTGGTACGTTTTGCTTTACAAACATATCATGTCTGAAATGGCTTCTGTTTCCAGTCTTCTGCGTTATAAAGACTTCCACTTGTGGTTCTGAATACTGCAGGCTGGTCTATTAAAGCCTGATGAGGTGGAAGGAGGATCTGGTGTCGAGATACCAGAGTTCAATGTTTCATACAAGCCCCAGAAAATTAGTCCAAAATTTCAATCCACCGTGAGGCATTTGCTACATCAAAAAATACGTGATTCTTATCAACACCCCCAGTTTTGTTCAGATGTGATGAAGCCTCTCCAAATTGAGCAATTGATGGACCAAGAAGTTGTTAATCTTTCTGGTGGAGAGTTGCAAAGAGTTGCCTTAGCCCTGTGCCTTGGAAAGGTAATTTTTCTCCTACTCTGTAGAACTGCTGATTTGGTTGTTTTGTACATTGATCCGGTAGATGTCAGATGTCTTGGTCCAATCAAACAGAGTCTgcctttcttttttcattttttggcTCTCTATTGCAGATACTTGGTCTCTTTTTCTCATagtgtttctttctttctttccttctccTTATATTTTAGTTTATTGTGTCCTACTTTTCGGGAATGGATTTGCTGTTGGCTATCAGACCTTAAtttggaatttttggatgtgttAGAGATGAAACTGTAACAGCTTTGTTGATGTTATTTGCTGTATTTTGCAGTACCTTCTGGATACTCTTTCCCTACCTTATAAAAGGTCTCTCCATGTGTTTATTTAAGGTCGTACAAATTTTCTAGGTTTTTTCTTCCCTGGTCTAGGGCGTCGGATTGACGGTTTTGCCAAGTTAGATAAAACCAGCAAGAATTTCTGTTTGCATGTTGCTGCTCCTCTGCCTCCATTTTGTTTATTATAAGTCTAAACCATGTTTTTATTATTGAGAATCTTTGTTTCTTACTTCACACTTCAAAAAATGTTGCACAAGATGTGTTTTCACGTAACTCTAAAGCTAAGCTTATTTATAGGGGGTACTATTGTTTCTTACTTCACACTTCAAAAAATGTTGAACAAGATGTGTTTTATCACGTAACTCTAAAGCTAAGCTTATTTATAGGGGGTACTATTAGCAGTGAAAGCGTAGATGAATAGCAAAGTTTGTCTGCAAGGGCAGCATATGAAGACTATTGCCCTCATTTCTCCTACTCTGGTGATGTATTTAGAAATTGTAACCTAACTTGTTTATGTAACTCCGTGCAGCCTGCTGATATATATCTGATCGATGAGCCAAGTGCCTATCTTGATTCTGAGCAACGTATTGTAGCTTCAAAAGTCATCAAGAGATTCATTCTTCACGCGAAGAAGACTGCATTTGTTGTAGAGCATGACTTTATAATGGCAACTTACCTGGCAGATAGAGTCATTGTATATGAGGGGATTCCTTCCATAGATTGTGTTGCAAATGCACCTCAATCATTGTTGACCGGAATGAACCTATTTTTATCAGTAAGCCTTCTCCCATATATCTTGCATGTTATCTTTTGTAGCTTGTCCTGCTAACATTTTTATACTCTTGAGATTTGTCACAGCATGAAACTTATATTTCTTATAGCGCATATTTTTCTCACGTAAAACAAATGCTGTTTAGACAGCTGCACTAGCTTTATATTCTGCTCTGATTGTTAATGGGATTTGTGTTCGTTTCTTCTTATTTGATATGCTATCCAAATTGTGTGCAGCATCTGAACATTACATTTAGAAGGGACCCAACTAACTTCCGTCCAAGAATCAACAAACTGGAATCAACCAAGGATAGGGAGCAGAAATCAGCTGGATCCTATTATTATTTGGATGATTAAGCCTGAACAGGTTGCATCCATGATCCTTGCTTACATCTTTCTATTGGCACCTTGATGTTAACAGAAGCTCCACTCTTCCCGTAGGTGCTAATCGATGATCGCAGGCAGCCACTGGTTATTTATCCTATAGCCACCTGACATGATTATTAGAGGTTGACCTCTCAGCAAACAGATGATTGGATATCAGCAGAATGCCTTTTGTTTCATCGTTGGTTTTTATATGATTTAGTAATTATTACTGGTATTATGTACTCATAATGTAGTTTTGTTCACCAATTTTGACTCAGAGTGAGGAGTTTTgcctcagattttttttttgtatgttgaTCCTTGGCATATGAATGAGGCATTTGATTGGGTTGATGAAAATTGAGCGACACTTGATGTCTTTGAATATAATGCATTGACGAAGGGTATTCACAACTATCTCTACTCTTTATTTCGTGTCACTAAAAGTTACTAGTGGATATGA carries:
- the LOC132635467 gene encoding ABC transporter E family member 2 → MSDRLTRIAIVSADKCKPKKCRQECKKSCPVVKTGKLCIEVTSASKIAFISEELCIGCGICVKKCPFEAIQIINLPKDLDKDTTHRYGPNTFKLHRLPVPRPGQVLGLVGTNGIGKSTALKVLAGKLKPNLGRFTNPPDWQEILTHFRGSELQNYFTRILEDNLKAIIKPQYVDHIPKAVQGNVGQVLDQKDERDVKEKLCVDLELNQVLDRNVGDLSGGELQRFAIAVVAIQNAEIYMFDEPSSYLDVKQRLKAAQVVRSLLRPNSYVIVVEHDLSVLDYLSDFICCLYGKPGAYGVVTLPFSVREGINIFLAGFVPTENLRFRDESLTFKVAETPQEAAEEIESYARYRYPTMTKTQGNFKLKVAEGEFTDSQIVVMLGENGTGKTTFIRMLAGLLKPDEVEGGSGVEIPEFNVSYKPQKISPKFQSTVRHLLHQKIRDSYQHPQFCSDVMKPLQIEQLMDQEVVNLSGGELQRVALALCLGKPADIYLIDEPSAYLDSEQRIVASKVIKRFILHAKKTAFVVEHDFIMATYLADRVIVYEGIPSIDCVANAPQSLLTGMNLFLSHLNITFRRDPTNFRPRINKLESTKDREQKSAGSYYYLDD